A stretch of the Amycolatopsis sp. BJA-103 genome encodes the following:
- a CDS encoding MFS transporter has protein sequence MEKGDSARSTAFMAAFAVGEFRALWAAEALSQAGDQLARVALSVLVWERTASAGLTGLAYGLTYLPTLIGGTLFAGLADRYSRRTVMIVCDLLRAGIAALMAIPGTPLPVLAGLLVILTMAGGPFRAAQLALLPDVLEGERYVAGLAVRTITIQTAQLAGFGGGGLVIGLVTPYWGLVIDAMTFVVSALLVSTGVRRRRPAAAESSVKSRVARAFSGEGARELWRGKGIRVLFGLKMLAGFAIAPEGLAAPLAVGLGAGTFAVGLILAADPVGSVIGSWIFTKWVPARRKTRMVGILAIASVVPLLFVFFRPSLPVCLALIVLSGACAAPYHLQAIALMARAVPDGVRAQVMGLTSTSLVTVQGIGIMLAGGLAQLTGPFVAVGVAAAVAVATAGPMAMAWKRTIATGPDVWLPAGSRTG, from the coding sequence ATGGAAAAGGGGGATTCCGCTCGGAGCACCGCGTTCATGGCGGCTTTCGCCGTCGGCGAGTTCCGGGCGTTGTGGGCGGCCGAGGCGCTTTCGCAGGCCGGTGACCAGCTGGCCAGGGTCGCTTTGTCGGTGCTGGTCTGGGAAAGAACGGCTTCGGCCGGATTGACCGGGCTCGCCTACGGGCTGACGTATCTGCCGACGCTGATCGGCGGCACCCTGTTCGCCGGGCTGGCCGACCGGTATTCGCGGCGGACGGTGATGATCGTCTGCGATCTGCTGCGCGCGGGGATCGCGGCGCTGATGGCAATTCCGGGGACACCGCTGCCGGTGCTGGCCGGGCTGCTGGTGATCCTGACGATGGCGGGCGGTCCGTTCCGGGCGGCGCAACTCGCGTTGCTTCCGGACGTCCTCGAGGGCGAACGGTACGTCGCGGGGCTCGCGGTGCGGACGATCACCATCCAAACGGCACAGCTGGCGGGCTTCGGCGGTGGCGGACTGGTGATCGGGCTCGTGACGCCCTACTGGGGACTGGTGATCGACGCGATGACCTTTGTGGTCTCGGCGCTGCTCGTGTCCACAGGGGTTCGTCGCCGGAGGCCCGCCGCCGCGGAATCATCGGTGAAAAGCCGGGTGGCACGGGCTTTCAGTGGTGAAGGTGCCAGGGAACTGTGGCGCGGCAAGGGAATCCGGGTGCTGTTCGGGCTGAAGATGCTCGCCGGGTTCGCCATCGCGCCGGAAGGGCTCGCGGCCCCGCTCGCCGTCGGACTCGGGGCGGGGACTTTCGCGGTCGGACTTATTCTCGCGGCGGATCCGGTCGGTTCGGTAATCGGATCGTGGATCTTCACGAAATGGGTTCCCGCTCGGCGGAAAACGCGAATGGTCGGCATTCTCGCCATTGCATCCGTTGTTCCTCTGCTTTTCGTCTTCTTTCGTCCGTCGCTGCCGGTCTGCCTCGCGCTGATCGTGCTCAGCGGGGCCTGCGCGGCGCCGTACCACCTGCAGGCCATCGCGTTGATGGCCCGCGCGGTGCCGGACGGCGTCCGGGCACAGGTGATGGGCCTGACCTCGACGAGTTTGGTGACGGTGCAAGGAATCGGGATCATGCTCGCGGGCGGTCTCGCCCAGTTGACCGGTCCGTTCGTGGCCGTCGGAGTGGCCGCGGCGGTCGCCGTCGCCACGGCGGGCCCGATGGCGATGGCGTGGAAACGCACCATCGCCACCGGGCCCGATGTATGGCTCCCGGCCGGGAGCCGGACCGGCTGA
- a CDS encoding GGDEF domain-containing protein: MLRSNYETTEFVRFGSLLGLAFLQAELSRSVERLRRTLCDRPHINMTSVWTFAGVLVLPPGLALALGLLIYLHLWLRVWRGMSHRPAYRVVYCAAAIVLSCLASGAIVAGWNGLPVGFTGSLRIVEAAAVFTVANAVIVALSVYLHTGGRSLRSLFGTGDDNLLEVTTLVLGTSTALGIVHAPALVPFVLLPVLVLHRSVLVRQLEIAANIDGKTGVLNAHAWHLLSERELSSAARAKSKLGVLMLDLDHFKQVNDVYGHLAGDVVLKVVATTISEHVRDYDSVGRFGGEEFVVLLPGATETEVIPVAERVRQAVMDIEVEVGTVSGPRTVRGLSVSIGAAVYPAGGTVLERLLHVADSALYQAKRNGRNRVVSLAAA; the protein is encoded by the coding sequence TTGCTCCGATCGAACTACGAGACTACGGAATTCGTCCGATTTGGATCACTGCTCGGCCTCGCCTTCCTGCAGGCCGAGCTTTCGCGTTCGGTGGAACGGCTGCGGCGCACGCTTTGTGACCGGCCGCACATCAACATGACTTCGGTGTGGACGTTCGCGGGGGTGCTCGTCCTGCCGCCGGGGCTCGCGCTCGCCCTCGGACTGCTCATCTACCTGCACCTTTGGCTCCGGGTATGGCGGGGGATGAGCCACCGCCCGGCCTACCGCGTCGTGTACTGCGCGGCGGCGATAGTGCTGTCCTGCCTGGCTTCGGGGGCCATCGTCGCGGGCTGGAACGGCCTGCCCGTCGGGTTCACCGGGTCACTGCGGATCGTCGAGGCGGCGGCCGTGTTCACCGTGGCCAACGCGGTCATCGTGGCGCTCTCGGTCTACCTGCACACCGGGGGCCGGTCGCTGCGTTCGCTGTTCGGCACCGGTGACGACAACCTGCTGGAAGTCACCACGCTGGTGCTCGGGACGTCGACCGCGCTGGGTATCGTGCACGCGCCCGCGCTCGTCCCGTTCGTCCTGCTGCCCGTCCTGGTGCTGCACCGCAGTGTGCTGGTGCGGCAGCTGGAGATCGCGGCGAACATCGACGGCAAGACCGGGGTGCTCAACGCCCACGCGTGGCATCTGCTGAGCGAGCGGGAGCTTTCGTCGGCGGCCAGGGCGAAGAGCAAGCTCGGCGTGCTGATGCTCGATCTCGACCACTTCAAGCAGGTCAACGACGTCTACGGCCATCTCGCGGGCGATGTCGTGCTCAAGGTCGTCGCGACGACGATCTCCGAGCACGTACGCGACTACGACTCTGTCGGGCGCTTCGGCGGCGAAGAGTTCGTCGTACTCCTGCCCGGCGCGACGGAGACCGAAGTGATCCCCGTGGCCGAGCGGGTCCGGCAGGCGGTGATGGACATCGAGGTCGAAGTCGGGACGGTTTCGGGGCCGCGGACCGTACGAGGCCTTTCGGTCTCGATCGGCGCCGCGGTCTACCCGGCCGGTGGGACCGTCCTGGAACGTCTGCTGCACGTCGCCGATTCCGCGCTCTACCAGGCGAAGCGGAACGGCCGGAACCGCGTCGTCTCGCTCGCCGCCGCCTGA